CGGGGACGCCGCCCAGTCCGCTGTCCTTGTAGCCGTAGAACGGCGCGGAGGCTCCGCGGTCGGCGCCGTTGATCGACATGCCGCCGGTCTGAGTGTGCCGCGCGACCTCGATCGCTCTGCCGTGGTCCCGGCTGAACACCGCGCCGCCAAGGCCGTAGGAGGAATCGTTGGCGATGGTCACAGCGTCGTCATCGCCGTCGTGGGCGACCACGACGACGACCGGGCCGAAAATCTCCTCCCGGAACACCGGCATGGACCGGTCGACGTCGACGAGCACAGTCGGCTGTACGTAGTAGCCGGCGGTCGTATCCGGGGGACGGTCACCACCGAAGGCCACCGTGGCCCCGTCGGCGCGTGCCGTGGCGATGTACTGCTCGACGCGTCTCCGCTGGGCTTCACTCACCAGAGGACCGAAATCGACTCCGGGGTCCAGCGGGTCACCGACGCGTGCCTGGCTGAGCACGTGTGTCACCACGTCCACCACATCGTCGAACAGGGCCCTCGGAGCGATGATTCGGGTGCAGGCGTAACAGACTTGACCGGTGTTGGGCAGGCAGGTCGCGATCAGCTTGGCGGCGAAGACATCGAGGTCGGCGTCATCAAGGAGCACGGCGGCTGACTTTCCACCGAGCTCGGCGAGAAGTGGCCTGAGCATGTGACCGCAGCGCGCGGCGATCTGCCTGCCGGCGGATGTGGAGCCGGTGAACGACACCATGTCGACGTCATTGCAGTCGACCAACGCGGCACCGGTTCGGCGGCCGCCGGTGACGACGTTGATCACGCCAGGTGGGAATCCTTCTGCGGACGCCATCTGCGCGAGAAGCAATGCGTCCAAGGATGTTTCGGCGGCGGGTTTGATCACTGCCGTGCAGCCGGCGGCCAATGCCGGCCCGATCTTGTTGGCGAGCAGCGACTGTGGCGCATTCCACGGGACGATGATGCCCACCACCCCCAAGGGCTCCCGTCGGATGATCCCCTGGGCCTCGCCGTCGTACCGTTCCGGGTGGAAGGACCGCGCGACGTCGGCGAAATGTCGGTACAGAGCCACCGGCCGGGTGCCGTTGGTTCGCCGCGACCGCGACAGCACGGTGCCGTTCTGTGCCGTCACCAGGCGGGCGATTTCGTCTTGCCGCTTGTCGACTGCATCGGCCAGCGCGTCCAGGAGTGCGGCGCGCTCCTCGGGTGCGGTGCGGCCCCAGTCCGGCGCTGCCGCACGCGCCGCTGACGCCGCCGCGGCGACGTCATGGGTGTCGCCATCGGCGGCACCGGCGATCCACCGCTCGGTGGAGGGATCGATGAGCTCGATCTGGGCGCGGGAATGGGCGGCCCGCCACTCGCCGTCGACGAACATCGATCTGAGCCGGCGTCCGATCACACCGCACCCACATTGAGCTGGCGTGCGACACCCGCCGACGCGCCGAACGATGCCGGGAGGCTGACCAATCCGCGTAGGACGTTGTTGATCTTGCGAACCGGGGCGCCCACATCGATCGTTTCGACCTTCTCGATCATCGCTTCGAGGACACTCTGCAACTCAATTCTGGCCAAGATCTGTCCCGCGCAGGCATGCAGACCCGTGCCAAAGGACAACTGGCCGGCGGGATTGCGGTGGATGTCGAACACGTCGGGATCGGGGTACTGCCGCTCATCCCGGTTGGCGCTGGCGTAGAGGACTGCCACGCGCTCGCCGGCACCGATCGGTACTCCCGCGACATCCGCGTCGACGGCTGCGACTCTGGAGAACATCTGTGCGGGCGCTTCGATCCGCAGGACTTCGTTGACCACTGCGCCGGCCCGCTGGGGCAGTGAGCGCAATTGCTTCCACTGCTCGGGATGCGAACCGAGAAGCCACAGCATGGCACCCATGGCATTCACCGTGGTATCCATGCCTGCTGTCAGGTACGCAGACAACAAGGGCAGGCAGTACTCCTCCGCGATGATGCCGGCATCGGCGGCTTCGTAAACCGCGGCGCCCATACTTCCCGGGGCCAACGCGTCGCGGGTGGCGACGGTTCGGATGAACTCGAACTGATCATGGATATCGGCCAGACCAGCCGATGTCCGCTCACCCGGTGGACCGAAAGCGTCGAACGCACCATTGGCCCACCGCAGCAACTCGGTCCGGGCGTCGGCCGGAATACCGATCAGTTCACCCACCACCTCAACCGGGAAGACCTGCGCGAAATCGGTTATGG
This region of Mycolicibacterium goodii genomic DNA includes:
- a CDS encoding aldehyde dehydrogenase family protein, giving the protein MIGRRLRSMFVDGEWRAAHSRAQIELIDPSTERWIAGAADGDTHDVAAAASAARAAAPDWGRTAPEERAALLDALADAVDKRQDEIARLVTAQNGTVLSRSRRTNGTRPVALYRHFADVARSFHPERYDGEAQGIIRREPLGVVGIIVPWNAPQSLLANKIGPALAAGCTAVIKPAAETSLDALLLAQMASAEGFPPGVINVVTGGRRTGAALVDCNDVDMVSFTGSTSAGRQIAARCGHMLRPLLAELGGKSAAVLLDDADLDVFAAKLIATCLPNTGQVCYACTRIIAPRALFDDVVDVVTHVLSQARVGDPLDPGVDFGPLVSEAQRRRVEQYIATARADGATVAFGGDRPPDTTAGYYVQPTVLVDVDRSMPVFREEIFGPVVVVVAHDGDDDAVTIANDSSYGLGGAVFSRDHGRAIEVARHTQTGGMSINGADRGASAPFYGYKDSGLGGVPGLEAHLAYKFIADAANAKRNVRA
- a CDS encoding cytochrome P450; protein product: MGFNDDFNAVRKSSVIASDPPRHDILRGVLQDRLGPRALRPLREVIAPRAHSLVDAMLARDSFDAITDFAQVFPVEVVGELIGIPADARTELLRWANGAFDAFGPPGERTSAGLADIHDQFEFIRTVATRDALAPGSMGAAVYEAADAGIIAEEYCLPLLSAYLTAGMDTTVNAMGAMLWLLGSHPEQWKQLRSLPQRAGAVVNEVLRIEAPAQMFSRVAAVDADVAGVPIGAGERVAVLYASANRDERQYPDPDVFDIHRNPAGQLSFGTGLHACAGQILARIELQSVLEAMIEKVETIDVGAPVRKINNVLRGLVSLPASFGASAGVARQLNVGAV